A part of Kitasatospora acidiphila genomic DNA contains:
- the rpsO gene encoding 30S ribosomal protein S15 encodes MALAADVKKQIIAEFGQKEGDTGSPEVQVAMLSRRISDLTEHLKLHKHDHHSRRGLLILVGQRRRLLQYLAKKDIERFRTLVDRLGIRRGAAGGAR; translated from the coding sequence GTGGCTCTCGCCGCCGACGTCAAGAAGCAGATCATCGCCGAGTTCGGTCAGAAGGAGGGCGACACCGGCTCCCCCGAGGTGCAGGTGGCCATGCTGTCCCGCCGCATCTCGGACCTGACCGAGCACCTCAAGCTCCACAAGCACGACCACCACAGCCGCCGTGGCCTGCTGATCCTGGTCGGCCAGCGCCGCCGCCTGCTGCAGTACCTGGCCAAGAAGGACATCGAGCGCTTCCGTACGCTCGTCGACCGCCTGGGCATCCGCCGCGGTGCCGCCGGCGGCGCCCGCTGA
- the eccD gene encoding type VII secretion integral membrane protein EccD has protein sequence MSSNAATGFCRVTVVAPDSRIDVALPEDVPLADVYPEVLRLSGQTQGDGEPTGFHLVRRDGTVLDSGLPLAAQQVRDGDLLSLRPFAESLPPAVYDDVADAIASAVEADRRFWSPDLMRAFGLIGATLLIVLLGFALWFASLTHDMHGLPGVLSGVSAVVLVAFAGVRARVYDDSGAALALGIGALPHALIAGTGVIGLTHKYDGPGRLQFLVGCVAVLLVSVLLVGLLPEKDSVFVAAAFLAAAGTLATFAAVLMPTTPVSHIAGASGVIAVAAVGFLPALSARFARLPVGFSAPGQTRTRGSRLGEETSRAEAVQYERIAHQARRGHEVLVGLVGGSAAVVVGACAVLGFSDQMFPEVLALALGISTMLRARLFRYTAQVFSLTIAGLVSLGLLIVGLALHTPLFILKGASGTDLDLRTLWLGGSIAIGAALLIAIALVVPRLGVSPFWGRILDLVDSMLLMSLVPLALAVLNIYALVRGATS, from the coding sequence GTGAGTTCGAACGCAGCGACCGGTTTCTGCCGGGTCACCGTGGTGGCGCCGGACAGCCGGATCGACGTCGCGTTGCCGGAGGACGTGCCGCTGGCAGACGTCTATCCCGAGGTGCTGCGGCTGTCCGGGCAGACCCAGGGCGACGGCGAGCCGACCGGGTTCCACCTGGTCCGCCGGGACGGCACCGTGCTGGACAGCGGACTGCCGCTGGCCGCCCAGCAGGTGCGCGACGGCGACCTGCTCAGCCTGCGCCCGTTCGCGGAGTCGCTGCCGCCGGCCGTCTACGACGACGTGGCCGACGCGATCGCCAGCGCCGTGGAGGCCGACCGCCGGTTCTGGAGCCCGGACCTGATGCGGGCCTTCGGGCTGATCGGCGCCACCCTGCTGATCGTGCTGCTCGGCTTCGCGCTCTGGTTCGCCAGCCTGACGCACGACATGCACGGCCTGCCCGGGGTGCTCTCCGGTGTGTCCGCCGTGGTGCTGGTCGCCTTCGCCGGCGTGCGGGCCCGGGTCTACGACGACTCCGGCGCCGCGCTGGCGCTGGGCATCGGCGCCCTGCCGCACGCGCTGATCGCCGGCACCGGGGTGATCGGGCTGACCCACAAGTACGACGGCCCGGGCCGCCTCCAGTTCCTGGTCGGCTGCGTGGCCGTGCTGCTGGTCTCGGTCCTGCTGGTCGGCCTGCTGCCGGAGAAGGACTCGGTCTTCGTCGCCGCGGCCTTCCTGGCCGCCGCCGGCACCCTGGCCACCTTCGCCGCGGTACTGATGCCCACCACCCCGGTCAGCCACATCGCCGGCGCCTCCGGGGTCATCGCGGTGGCCGCGGTCGGGTTCCTGCCCGCGCTGTCGGCCCGGTTCGCCCGACTCCCGGTCGGCTTCAGCGCCCCCGGCCAGACCCGCACCCGGGGCAGCCGGCTGGGCGAGGAGACCAGCCGGGCCGAGGCCGTGCAGTACGAGCGGATCGCCCACCAGGCCCGCCGCGGCCACGAGGTGCTGGTCGGCCTGGTCGGCGGCTCGGCCGCGGTGGTGGTCGGCGCCTGCGCCGTGCTGGGCTTCAGCGACCAGATGTTCCCCGAGGTGCTGGCGCTGGCGCTGGGCATCTCCACCATGCTGCGCGCCCGGCTGTTCCGCTACACCGCGCAGGTCTTCAGCCTCACCATCGCCGGCCTGGTCAGCCTGGGCCTGCTGATCGTGGGCCTGGCGCTGCACACCCCGCTGTTCATCCTCAAGGGCGCCAGCGGCACCGACCTCGACCTGCGCACCCTGTGGCTGGGCGGCTCGATCGCGATCGGAGCGGCGCTGCTGATCGCGATCGCCCTGGTGGTGCCGCGGCTCGGCGTCTCGCCGTTCTGGGGTCGCATCCTCGATCTGGTGGACAGCATGCTGCTGATGTCGCTGGTGCCGCTGGCCCTGGCCGTGCTGAACATCTACGCCCTGGTCAGGGGCGCGACCAGCTAG
- the eccCa gene encoding type VII secretion protein EccCa encodes MSVVTVKRPTRAYPPAVPDEPVELVAPPELARGGGDDWMMSLLPMLGMGGSAAFFFTPGAQPMMRIMGVLMLASTAGMAVAQLVRTRKGGGAGLAEERRDYLKYLQQMRRKVRRTAEQQRGAQLYLHPEPDQLWAIVAEGRRLWERRPSDPDFAQIRIGRGPQQLSTPLVAPQTAPMNELEPLAADAMRNFLQAHGTLQDLPLAVALRAFYHITVCGDPDSVYGSVRSMIAQLTTLHSPDDLVVAVAAAPGALEEWEWTKWLPHTQHRKESDGAGTRRLIADHLGTLEELLADELSGRQRFTRDSQPTSDQPHLVVILDGAPIPADSVLAGAEGVQGVTVIEVVPGELDEPTGHLLITVSPEELLLQSASGASYSGAPDTLTAWQSEALARQLAPYRISAGGDDEPLLSNLDFTDLMGVGDAGSVDVSRTWRPRAQHEKLRVPIGVGANGELVHLDIKEAALEGMGPHGLCVGATGSGKSELLRTLVLGLALTHSSETLNFVLADFKGGATFAGMADMPHTSAVITNLEGELTLVDRMRDAIEGELNRRQELLRSAGNYANINEYERARAAGAALDPLPSLVLIIDEFSELLTAKPDFIDMFIQIGRIGRSLGVHLLLASQRLEEGKLRGLDTFLSYRIGLRTFSAAESRVAIGVPDAYHLPPVPGVGYLKFGNDVLDRFKAAYVSGPYRAPGQQRVAGRVSGAQPVLFTAAEVAVQEPQVQEEEPEPQLDDSLVDTVLDVIVHRMVGQGPAAHQVWLPPLDEAPSMDQLMPPLQATPERGLTSPEFGALGRLVVPVGIVDRPRDQRRDVLYQDYSGAAGHGMVVGGPRSGKSTMIRSMVTGFALTHTPVEAQFYLMDFGGGGFQSLQDLPHVGGVAGRLDGDKVRRMVSEVHGVLNRREELFRATGIDSISTYRTRRAAGQLPDEQFGDVFLMIDGWLTFKQEFEPLEPVINDIAQRGLGYGVHLVLTAARYAEVRPALKDALQNRTELRLGDPLESEIDRRVAQNVPKGAPGRGVTAAKLHFLTGLPRIDGSSDTADLVTGVAGLVDAVNAAWSGPRAPQVRMLPAVLDGYSLPKGFEQPERGVAFALDEVEMAPVFVNFESDPLFIVFGESESGKSALLRMLIKQITERYTADQAGIVIGDYRRALLGTVPPEYLVEYAAAQPAMTAIVEMLRGACARRLPGPDVTAEQLRNRSWYSGKDMFVIVDDYELVATASGNPMSPLAEFLPFARDIGLRVIIARSAGGAGRSLYEPLMQRMRELGGQGVLLSGNKDEGALLGTAKPQALPPGRGVYVSRRVTAGQMVQTGWLPVS; translated from the coding sequence ATGAGTGTCGTAACGGTCAAGCGGCCGACCAGGGCCTACCCCCCGGCGGTGCCGGACGAGCCGGTGGAGCTGGTCGCACCGCCGGAACTGGCCCGCGGGGGCGGCGACGACTGGATGATGAGTCTGCTGCCGATGCTCGGGATGGGCGGTTCGGCGGCGTTCTTCTTCACGCCGGGCGCCCAGCCGATGATGCGGATCATGGGCGTGCTGATGCTGGCCTCCACCGCCGGTATGGCGGTGGCCCAGCTGGTCAGGACCCGCAAGGGCGGTGGTGCGGGGCTGGCGGAGGAGCGCCGCGACTACCTGAAGTACCTTCAGCAGATGCGCCGCAAGGTGCGCCGCACCGCGGAGCAGCAGCGCGGTGCCCAGCTCTACCTGCACCCGGAGCCGGACCAGCTGTGGGCGATCGTGGCCGAGGGCCGCCGCCTCTGGGAGCGCCGGCCGAGCGACCCGGACTTCGCGCAGATCCGGATCGGGCGCGGCCCGCAGCAGTTGAGCACCCCGTTGGTGGCACCGCAGACCGCCCCGATGAACGAGCTGGAACCGCTCGCGGCGGACGCGATGCGCAACTTCCTTCAGGCGCACGGCACTTTGCAGGATCTGCCGCTGGCGGTGGCGCTGCGGGCGTTCTACCACATCACGGTCTGCGGTGACCCGGACAGCGTCTACGGCAGCGTCCGGTCGATGATCGCCCAGCTCACCACCCTGCACTCCCCCGACGACCTGGTGGTCGCGGTGGCCGCCGCGCCCGGCGCGCTGGAGGAGTGGGAGTGGACCAAGTGGCTGCCGCACACCCAGCACCGCAAGGAGAGCGACGGCGCCGGAACCCGCCGGCTGATCGCCGACCACCTGGGCACCCTGGAGGAGCTGCTGGCCGATGAGCTGTCGGGCCGTCAGCGCTTCACCCGGGACTCCCAGCCGACCTCGGACCAGCCGCACCTGGTGGTGATCCTGGACGGTGCCCCGATCCCGGCGGACTCGGTGCTGGCCGGCGCCGAGGGCGTGCAGGGGGTCACCGTGATCGAGGTGGTGCCGGGCGAGCTGGACGAGCCGACCGGGCACCTGCTGATCACCGTCTCTCCCGAGGAGCTGCTGCTGCAGTCGGCCTCCGGTGCCTCCTACTCGGGTGCTCCCGACACCCTGACCGCCTGGCAGTCCGAGGCGCTGGCCCGGCAGTTGGCGCCGTACCGGATCTCGGCCGGCGGCGACGACGAACCGCTGCTCTCCAACCTGGATTTCACCGATCTGATGGGCGTCGGCGACGCCGGCTCGGTGGACGTCTCGCGCACCTGGCGCCCGCGCGCGCAGCACGAGAAGCTGCGGGTGCCGATCGGTGTCGGCGCCAACGGCGAGCTGGTGCACCTGGACATCAAGGAGGCCGCGCTGGAGGGCATGGGCCCCCACGGCCTGTGCGTCGGCGCGACCGGTTCCGGCAAGTCGGAGCTGTTGCGCACCCTGGTGCTGGGTCTGGCGCTGACCCACTCCTCGGAGACCCTCAACTTCGTGCTCGCCGACTTCAAGGGCGGTGCCACCTTCGCCGGCATGGCGGACATGCCGCACACCTCCGCGGTGATCACCAACCTGGAGGGCGAGCTGACCCTGGTGGACCGCATGCGGGACGCCATCGAGGGTGAGCTGAACCGCCGCCAGGAGCTGCTGCGTTCGGCCGGCAACTACGCCAACATCAACGAGTACGAGCGGGCCCGGGCGGCGGGCGCGGCGCTGGATCCGCTGCCCTCGCTGGTGCTGATCATCGACGAGTTCTCCGAACTCCTCACCGCCAAGCCGGACTTCATCGACATGTTCATCCAGATCGGCCGGATCGGCCGTTCGCTGGGTGTGCACCTGCTGCTGGCCTCGCAGCGTCTGGAGGAGGGCAAGCTGCGCGGTCTGGACACCTTCCTGTCCTACCGGATCGGTCTGCGCACCTTCTCGGCCGCCGAGTCGCGGGTCGCGATCGGCGTGCCGGACGCCTACCACCTGCCGCCGGTGCCCGGTGTCGGGTACCTGAAGTTCGGCAACGACGTGCTGGACCGCTTCAAGGCCGCCTACGTCTCCGGCCCCTACCGGGCGCCGGGGCAGCAGCGCGTGGCCGGGCGGGTGTCGGGGGCGCAGCCGGTGCTGTTCACCGCGGCCGAGGTCGCGGTGCAGGAGCCGCAGGTCCAGGAGGAGGAGCCGGAGCCGCAGCTGGACGACTCGCTGGTGGACACCGTGCTCGACGTGATCGTGCACCGGATGGTCGGCCAGGGCCCGGCGGCGCACCAGGTGTGGCTGCCGCCGCTGGACGAGGCGCCCAGCATGGACCAGCTGATGCCGCCGCTCCAGGCCACCCCGGAACGCGGCCTCACCTCGCCGGAGTTCGGCGCGTTGGGCCGCCTGGTGGTGCCGGTGGGCATCGTGGACCGGCCGCGCGACCAGCGCCGGGACGTGCTCTACCAGGACTACTCGGGCGCGGCCGGCCACGGCATGGTGGTCGGTGGCCCGCGGTCCGGCAAGTCGACCATGATCCGCAGCATGGTCACGGGCTTCGCGCTCACCCACACCCCCGTCGAGGCGCAGTTCTACCTGATGGACTTCGGCGGCGGCGGCTTCCAGTCGCTGCAGGACCTGCCGCACGTCGGCGGGGTGGCCGGGCGACTGGACGGCGACAAGGTGCGCCGCATGGTCAGCGAGGTGCACGGGGTGCTGAACCGCCGCGAGGAGCTGTTCCGGGCCACCGGCATCGACTCGATCTCGACCTACCGCACCCGGCGGGCCGCCGGGCAGCTGCCCGACGAGCAGTTCGGCGACGTCTTCCTGATGATCGACGGCTGGCTGACCTTCAAGCAGGAGTTCGAGCCGCTGGAGCCGGTGATCAACGACATCGCCCAGCGCGGTCTGGGCTACGGCGTGCACCTGGTGCTCACCGCGGCCCGCTACGCGGAGGTCCGGCCGGCCCTGAAGGATGCCCTGCAGAACCGCACCGAGCTGCGGCTCGGTGACCCGCTGGAGTCCGAGATCGACCGCCGGGTGGCGCAGAACGTGCCGAAGGGCGCGCCCGGACGCGGCGTGACCGCCGCCAAGCTGCACTTCCTGACCGGCCTGCCGCGGATCGACGGCTCCTCGGACACCGCCGACCTGGTGACCGGGGTGGCCGGCCTGGTGGACGCGGTGAACGCGGCCTGGTCCGGCCCGCGGGCGCCGCAGGTGCGGATGCTGCCGGCGGTGCTGGACGGCTACTCGCTGCCCAAGGGCTTCGAGCAGCCGGAGCGCGGTGTCGCGTTCGCGCTGGACGAGGTCGAGATGGCCCCGGTCTTCGTCAACTTCGAGTCCGATCCGCTGTTCATCGTTTTCGGTGAGAGCGAGTCCGGGAAGTCGGCGCTGCTGCGGATGCTGATCAAGCAGATCACCGAGCGGTACACCGCGGACCAGGCCGGCATCGTGATCGGCGACTACCGGCGCGCACTGCTCGGCACGGTGCCGCCGGAGTACCTGGTGGAGTACGCGGCGGCCCAGCCGGCGATGACCGCGATCGTGGAGATGCTGCGCGGCGCCTGCGCCCGCCGCCTGCCCGGCCCGGACGTGACCGCCGAGCAGCTGCGCAACCGCAGC